One Leucobacter muris DNA segment encodes these proteins:
- a CDS encoding pore-forming ESAT-6 family protein, with protein sequence MVNQNDRRDYDVAASQNAQDNFDRVASRLESLIEQRNADVRSAMSDYQADGVSDEYASKEQRWKDAATGVREIIATLRKSLEQSDQAAQAAIQKAKSAVDNIG encoded by the coding sequence ATGGTGAACCAGAACGATCGCAGAGACTACGACGTCGCGGCCTCCCAGAACGCGCAGGACAACTTCGACCGCGTGGCCTCCCGCCTCGAGTCGCTGATCGAGCAGCGCAACGCCGACGTGCGCTCGGCCATGAGCGACTATCAGGCCGACGGCGTGTCCGACGAGTACGCGTCGAAGGAGCAGCGGTGGAAGGACGCCGCGACCGGGGTGCGCGAGATCATCGCCACCCTGCGCAAGAGCCTCGAGCAGTCGGATCAGGCGGCCCAGGCCGCCATTCAGAAGGCGAAGTCCGCCGTCGACAACATCGGCTGA
- a CDS encoding FHA domain-containing protein, producing the protein MKPSPATSDVIAAPAWRVVLACGVDVALVAAVVIASLSFRGTRFAELGPAIAVAGIIAVALAVRDFAVRGLTPGWRLGGIRLAAIGGFPAVGWHRPPHSRRIAADLRRGADPVDVRTPVPVFAAAVASPTAVREPVQPGAPRREPAQEHLERTIFAPAFERGWTVLLDGAAAAFLDRPIVLGRNPAEQPGETAIAVADLAREVSKNHLRVTLSEAGEPIVQDLGSTNGTVLLHRDGRSALVAGGRSVVVDEFITVRIGGHAVQFKRNGEVVA; encoded by the coding sequence ATGAAGCCGAGCCCCGCGACGTCCGACGTCATCGCAGCCCCCGCGTGGCGGGTGGTGCTGGCGTGCGGCGTCGACGTCGCGCTCGTCGCCGCGGTCGTCATCGCGAGCCTGTCGTTCCGGGGCACGCGCTTCGCCGAGCTCGGTCCGGCCATCGCGGTCGCGGGGATCATCGCGGTCGCGCTCGCCGTCAGGGACTTCGCGGTGCGCGGCCTCACTCCCGGCTGGCGGCTCGGCGGCATCCGCCTCGCGGCGATCGGCGGCTTCCCCGCCGTCGGCTGGCACCGGCCGCCGCACTCGCGCCGCATCGCGGCGGATCTCCGCCGCGGGGCGGACCCGGTCGACGTGCGCACCCCCGTTCCGGTGTTCGCCGCCGCGGTCGCCTCGCCGACCGCGGTGCGCGAGCCGGTGCAGCCTGGAGCGCCGCGCCGCGAGCCCGCCCAGGAGCATCTCGAGCGAACGATCTTCGCACCGGCGTTCGAGCGCGGCTGGACGGTGCTGCTCGACGGCGCCGCCGCGGCGTTCCTCGACCGCCCCATCGTGCTCGGCCGCAACCCGGCCGAGCAGCCGGGCGAGACCGCGATCGCGGTCGCCGACCTCGCACGGGAGGTGTCGAAGAACCACCTGCGCGTCACCCTGAGCGAGGCGGGAGAGCCGATCGTGCAGGATCTGGGATCGACGAACGGAACGGTGCTGCTGCACCGCGACGGTCGCTCGGCCCTGGTCGCGGGCGGGCGCAGCGTGGTCGTCGATGAGTTCATCACCGTGCGCATCGGAGGCCACGCGGTGCAGTTCAAGAGGAACGGGGAGGTCGTCGCGTGA
- a CDS encoding EsaB/YukD family protein: MIDFTRLTVVGSHQRATLVVPSDDPIGAHLGTLCALVHEPLPNGELVALVTGLGEELDPALNLAQQGVLDGAVLRIVPTRELPSPPEVSDVVDAMVSEPEGFAPKSDVHRGIAGAAVAGVGSALLLLALPGAAVPLAAGISALVFAVLGAVLVRLAMRGPSWVALSVALASASAAVLSALPLVTLSAAVWLLGAAIWGVLGIVFGLGGARPSVLLGAFVGLASSAIGIGAELLGLSSGRTAAVVALAGLVFLAVLPELALSASGLTRLDDGTASDRAPQRHRVLASIEAAYDSLRWAAFAAAGAMLSAIPMLLGSGDPWLLGLGLIVAALVVLRARVIPLAAPGWALWSAAIGGLLVGLGSQLAAPSPMLLAGLGAAVLLAAGVAASSPAAHTSVRLRQYGDALETLLALAVVPIGLGGFGVYAQMLGVFS, encoded by the coding sequence GTGATCGATTTCACCCGTCTCACGGTGGTGGGCTCGCACCAGCGGGCCACGCTCGTCGTGCCGAGCGACGACCCGATCGGCGCGCATCTCGGCACGCTGTGCGCCCTGGTGCACGAGCCGCTGCCGAACGGCGAGCTGGTCGCCCTCGTGACCGGGCTGGGGGAGGAGCTCGATCCCGCGCTGAACCTCGCGCAGCAAGGGGTGCTCGACGGGGCGGTGCTGCGCATCGTGCCGACGCGGGAGCTGCCGTCGCCGCCCGAGGTGTCGGACGTGGTCGACGCCATGGTCTCGGAGCCGGAGGGCTTCGCGCCGAAGTCGGATGTGCACCGCGGTATCGCGGGGGCGGCCGTGGCCGGTGTCGGCTCGGCGCTCCTGCTGTTGGCGCTGCCGGGTGCCGCGGTGCCGCTCGCGGCCGGCATCTCGGCGCTGGTGTTCGCGGTGCTCGGCGCGGTGCTCGTGCGCCTCGCGATGCGCGGGCCGAGCTGGGTCGCGCTGTCCGTCGCGCTCGCCTCGGCGTCGGCGGCCGTGCTCTCGGCGCTTCCGCTCGTCACCCTCTCGGCGGCGGTCTGGCTGCTCGGCGCAGCGATCTGGGGGGTGCTCGGGATCGTCTTCGGTCTCGGCGGGGCTCGGCCGTCGGTGCTGCTCGGCGCGTTCGTGGGGCTCGCCTCGTCAGCGATCGGGATCGGCGCCGAGCTGCTCGGACTGAGCTCAGGCCGCACGGCGGCGGTCGTCGCCCTGGCCGGGCTCGTCTTCCTCGCGGTGCTGCCCGAGCTCGCGCTCTCGGCGTCCGGTCTCACCCGTCTCGACGACGGCACCGCGTCCGACCGCGCTCCGCAGCGCCACCGGGTGCTGGCGAGCATCGAGGCGGCCTACGATTCGCTCCGCTGGGCGGCGTTCGCGGCGGCGGGCGCGATGCTCTCCGCCATCCCCATGCTGCTCGGCTCCGGCGATCCGTGGCTCCTGGGCCTCGGACTGATCGTCGCCGCGCTCGTCGTGCTGCGCGCGCGGGTGATCCCGCTGGCGGCACCGGGTTGGGCGCTCTGGTCGGCAGCGATCGGCGGCCTCCTCGTGGGGCTCGGATCGCAGCTGGCGGCGCCGTCGCCGATGCTGCTCGCGGGCCTCGGAGCCGCGGTGCTGCTCGCCGCGGGGGTCGCGGCCTCGAGCCCCGCGGCCCACACCTCGGTGCGCCTGCGGCAGTACGGCGACGCGCTCGAGACGCTCCTCGCACTCGCTGTCGTCCCGATCGGTCTCGGCGGGTTCGGCGTCTACGCGCAGATGCTCGGGGTGTTCTCGTGA
- a CDS encoding DUF6507 family protein: MSGQWSVDAAGVMGVLAQVDDEGNDLETASRKFASLQTEGASSLSVDGRTSLASAWNSFCDERTDVPRKLMWMLQHRCGQVTEATVAVLTGDVQMGDDVQAAESYAQSEWGIASKYRYNADSYPEG; the protein is encoded by the coding sequence GTGTCGGGGCAGTGGAGCGTCGACGCCGCGGGCGTGATGGGCGTGCTGGCGCAGGTCGACGACGAGGGCAACGACCTCGAGACCGCTTCTCGCAAGTTCGCGAGCCTGCAGACCGAAGGCGCGAGCTCGCTCTCGGTCGACGGTCGCACGTCGCTCGCGAGCGCGTGGAACAGCTTCTGCGACGAGCGCACCGACGTGCCGCGCAAGCTGATGTGGATGCTGCAGCACCGCTGCGGTCAGGTGACCGAGGCGACGGTGGCCGTGCTCACCGGGGATGTGCAGATGGGCGACGACGTGCAGGCCGCCGAATCATACGCGCAGTCCGAGTGGGGCATCGCGTCGAAGTACCGGTACAACGCCGATTCGTACCCCGAGGGTTGA
- a CDS encoding alpha/beta hydrolase produces the protein MLTLTHGIRTDLEQFGDWSGTGRDVQREVSTELERRGYTSADGRISIASVVWFEYDSKGATAVQGSIHAEAGAARYAQFVGGVSQRNPDSITAGWFHSYGTTMGAQAQGRHPELLDQIYTVGSAGWTEDAAAAIGQQNVEVNSTAAGRDWTAWAGRSPGISSHPVNPIDLDYVTELSSETGTVDFGIGADGKVRAPQGEQTEGHGSHHHTPWYEFWRGQRGYLDTDARSFLEGVDQAADLLKETK, from the coding sequence GTGCTCACGCTCACCCACGGCATCCGCACCGATCTCGAGCAGTTCGGAGACTGGAGCGGCACCGGACGGGACGTGCAGCGAGAGGTGAGCACGGAGCTCGAACGCCGCGGATACACCTCCGCGGACGGGCGGATCTCGATCGCCTCGGTCGTGTGGTTCGAGTACGACTCGAAGGGGGCGACCGCGGTGCAGGGCAGCATCCACGCCGAGGCCGGCGCCGCCCGCTACGCCCAGTTCGTGGGCGGCGTCTCGCAGCGCAATCCCGACTCGATCACCGCCGGCTGGTTCCACTCGTACGGCACCACGATGGGGGCGCAGGCCCAGGGCCGCCACCCCGAACTGCTCGACCAGATCTACACGGTGGGGTCGGCCGGCTGGACCGAGGACGCCGCCGCCGCCATCGGCCAGCAGAACGTGGAGGTGAACTCCACCGCCGCGGGCCGCGACTGGACCGCGTGGGCGGGCCGCAGCCCCGGCATCTCCTCGCACCCGGTCAACCCCATCGATCTCGACTACGTGACCGAGCTGAGCAGCGAGACCGGAACCGTCGACTTCGGGATCGGCGCCGACGGGAAGGTCCGCGCCCCGCAGGGCGAGCAGACCGAGGGGCACGGTTCGCACCACCACACCCCCTGGTACGAGTTCTGGAGGGGCCAGCGGGGGTACCTCGACACCGATGCCCGGTCGTTCCTCGAAGGCGTCGATCAGGCGGCCGACCTGCTGAAGGAGACGAAGTGA